One genomic window of Quercus robur chromosome 6, dhQueRobu3.1, whole genome shotgun sequence includes the following:
- the LOC126688438 gene encoding glutathione reductase, chloroplastic, producing MARKMLIDGEVSQPNEEEAHYDFDLFVIGAGSGGVRASRFSATYGAKVGICELPFHPISSEVVGGVGGTCVLRGCVPKKILVYGASFRGEIEDARNYGWEVSEKIDFNWKKLLHKKTEEIVRLNGIYKRLLNNAGVKLYEGEGKIVGPNEVEVTQLDGTKLSYTAKHILISTGSRATRPAIPGQELSITSDEALSLEELPKRAVILGGGYIAVEFASIWNGMGVTVDLFFRKELPLRGFDDEMRAVVARNLESRGINLHPRANLSELIKTEDGIKVITDHGEELIADVVLFATGRSPNTKRLNLEAVGVELDQTGAVKVDEYSRTNIPSIWAVGDVTNRMNLTPVALMEGTCFAKTVFGGQPCKPDHKDVACAVFSIPPLSAVGLSEEQAIEEAHGDVLVFTSTFNPMKNTISGRQEKTIMKLVVDADTDKVLGASMCGPDAPEIIQGIAVAVKCGATKAQFDSTVGIHPSAAEEFVTMRSVTRRVSAGSKPKTNL from the exons ATGGCAAGAAAGATGCTTATTGATGGGGAGGTGAGCCAACCTAATGAGGAAGAAGCTCACTATGACTTTGACTTGTTTGTCATTGGAGCCGGAAGTGGTGGTGTTCGTGCTTCTAGATTTTCAGCTACTTATGGAGCCAAG GTTGGGATTTGTGAGCTTCCATTTCATCCAATCAGCTCAGAAGTTGTTGGAGGAGTTGGTGGAAC GTGTGTCCTTCGTGGTTGTGTTCCCAAAAAGATTTTGGTGTATGGAGCATCTTTTAGAGGTGAAATTGAG GACGCCAGGAATTATGGGTGGGAAGTGAGTGAGAAAATTGACTTCAACTGGAAGAAGCTTTTGCATAAGAAG ACAGAAGAAATAGTCAGATTAAATGGAATTTACAAGCGGTTATTGAATAATGCTGGGGTTAAATTGTATGAAGGAGAGGGAAAGATTGTTGGTCCTAATGAAGTTGAGGTGACACAACTAGATGGCACTAAATTGAGCTATACAGCTAAGCACATACTGATTTCAACTGGCAGTAGAGCTACACGTCCTGCTATTCCTGGCCAG gagTTGTCTATAACCTCTGATGAGGCATTGAGTTTGGAGGAGTTACCTAAGCGTGCTGTGATACTTGGGGGAGG GTACATTGCTGTTGAATTTGCTTCAATATGGAATGGGATGGGTGTGACCGTGGATCTATTTTTCAGAAAGGAACTTCCTTTAAG AGGCTTTGATGATGAAATGAGGGCAGTGGTTGCAAGAAATCTTGAAAGCAGGGGAATTAATTTGCACCCAAGGGCAAATTTGTCGGAG TTGATTAAAACAGAGGATGGCATAAAAGTTATCACAGATCATGGTGAAGAGTTGATTGCAGATGTTGTACTGTTTGCCACTG GTCGATCTCCTAATACAAAGCGGTTGAATTTGGAAGCTGTAGGTGTGGAACTTGATCAGACAGGAGCTGTGAAG GTAGATGAGTACTCACGTACCAATATACCTAGCATATGGGCTGTGGGTGATGTTACAAATCGAATGAATCTTACCCCTGTGGCCTTAATGGAGGGAACATGCTTTGCT AAAACTGTTTTTGGTGGGCAACCTTGCAAACCGGACCACAAAGATGTTGCCTGCGCTGTGTTCAG CATACCACCTCTTTCTGCAGTGGGCCTCAGTGAAGAGCAGGCAATCGAGGAAGCACATGGTGATGTCTTGGTTTTCACATCAACCTTCAATCCAATGAAGAACACTATCTCTGG GCGACAAGAAAAGACAATTATGAAGCTTGTTGTTGATGCTGATACAGATAAAGTTCTTGGAGCATCCATGTGTGGGCCAGATGCACCTGAAATTATACAG GGCATTGCTGTTGCCGTGAAGTGTGGAGCAACCAAGGCACAATTTGACAGCACG GTGGGAATTCATCCTTCTGCAGCAGAAGAATTTGTGACAATGCGGTCAGTGACGAGGCGTGTTTCTGCTGGTAGCAAGCCAAAGACTAATCTGTAA